The proteins below come from a single candidate division WOR-3 bacterium genomic window:
- a CDS encoding phosphoglucosamine mutase, with amino-acid sequence MIIILTVNIFKLQFLMRSAIFSVSGLRGVINQDLTPEVIYRYCEAFSEFIGGKKIIIGRDNRPSSYYLAQDVYWIFSQLGYEVYNLGVAPTPMTVFLTKKLQADGGIEITASHNPENWNGLKFISGAGRFFYEEELTEFKKIIRHKRLSKPYSRAKSAEELLRISKNFVVINEQAVEEYLQAIILARYFQNIKPRSLRIGIDCNNGATEFLIQRLLTKLGHQVFPLNPPCYGFCRAPEPTPENLSALARFVRVQKLDFGIAFDPDGDRVAFVDEKGIPLSEEQTLLLAILYLFPKWSGPVVVNNATSMAVEELSAKFQFSVYRTKIGEANVIKKIEEVDALVGGEGNGGVILPEINKARDGILASAIVVNLISQSGNTLSEIRKSLPKYYMAKQVIYVYNKDWQSLLKKKLKMATESKIDMLDGIKIISKDHWLLVRKSNTEPALRIIVEGKSKKQIRQLITEIINLLAR; translated from the coding sequence ATGATTATTATCTTGACGGTTAATATTTTTAAGTTACAATTTCTTATGCGCTCGGCAATTTTTAGCGTCTCTGGTTTGCGTGGTGTTATAAACCAAGATCTTACGCCTGAGGTTATTTACCGTTACTGCGAAGCATTTTCTGAGTTTATTGGTGGCAAAAAAATCATAATCGGCCGGGATAATCGACCGTCAAGTTATTATCTGGCCCAGGACGTTTATTGGATATTTTCGCAACTAGGTTATGAAGTTTATAATTTAGGGGTTGCTCCAACCCCGATGACTGTGTTTTTAACTAAAAAATTGCAAGCGGATGGTGGTATCGAAATTACCGCCAGCCATAACCCGGAAAACTGGAATGGCTTGAAATTTATCTCCGGGGCCGGCCGGTTTTTCTATGAGGAGGAACTAACCGAGTTTAAAAAAATTATTCGCCATAAACGGTTATCCAAGCCCTATTCTCGAGCAAAAAGTGCCGAGGAGTTACTCAGAATTTCTAAAAATTTTGTTGTTATCAATGAGCAAGCGGTTGAGGAATACTTGCAAGCAATTATATTGGCTCGATATTTTCAAAATATAAAGCCCAGGTCGTTACGGATCGGGATTGATTGTAATAATGGAGCCACTGAATTTTTGATTCAAAGATTATTAACCAAGCTCGGTCACCAAGTTTTTCCTCTTAATCCACCTTGTTACGGTTTTTGCCGAGCACCTGAGCCAACTCCAGAAAATTTATCAGCTCTTGCAAGGTTTGTTAGGGTCCAAAAACTTGATTTCGGGATTGCATTTGATCCGGATGGTGATCGGGTGGCTTTTGTTGACGAAAAAGGGATACCATTATCTGAAGAACAAACCCTCCTTTTGGCTATTTTATATCTATTTCCTAAATGGTCCGGGCCGGTTGTAGTAAATAATGCCACATCGATGGCTGTTGAAGAGTTAAGTGCCAAATTTCAATTTTCGGTCTATCGGACAAAAATTGGCGAAGCTAATGTAATAAAAAAAATTGAAGAAGTAGACGCATTGGTGGGCGGTGAAGGTAATGGGGGAGTAATCTTACCGGAAATAAATAAAGCGCGAGATGGGATTTTAGCTTCGGCAATCGTTGTTAACCTGATCAGTCAAAGCGGTAATACACTTTCTGAAATACGAAAATCATTGCCTAAATATTATATGGCCAAACAGGTAATTTATGTTTATAATAAAGATTGGCAAAGCTTACTAAAAAAGAAACTTAAAATGGCAACTGAAAGTAAAATAGATATGCTTGATGGAATTAAAATTATAAGTAAAGACCACTGGCTTTTAGTCCGTAAATCTAACACCGAACCAGCACTTAGGATAATCGTGGAGGGAAAAAGTAAAAAACAAATCAGACAATTAATAACTGAAATAATTAATCTTCTTGCACGTTAA
- the glmS gene encoding glutamine--fructose-6-phosphate transaminase (isomerizing) — MCGIIGYVGERDINEVILKGLQRLEYRGYDSCGICVVHNGELVFKKIEGRLEKLKTLLAQEPLTGNVGIGHTRWATHGVPNEVNAHPQFDCKRHIAVVHNGIIENYHALRQWLTSRGHRFVSDTDTEVIPHLIEEYYQGNFLSALQHALPLLEGTYGLAIITIYEPNKIFVARKGSPLILGIGSNGEFIVASDATAIIDWTRKVTYLADDEIVVIEKGNYIVTNSKNETIIKETEEVLMDLAEIEKGGYPHFMLKEIFEQPETITNTLRGRILKDKNLVRLGGLETEVTVEGKKIKAKEYLANIDRIVISGCGTSWHAGLVGEYLLESLARIPTEVEYASELRYRVMIKLPKMAIFVISQSGETADTLAVLRKAKELGIPVLGIVNVVGSTIARETDAGIYLHCGSEIGVASTKAFTSQVAVLALLSLFLAQQREILSESIQKEIISAFLKIPSQVEKILNKKDEVKRIAEKYHTFNNFLYLGRGINFPVALEGALKLKEISYIHAEGYPAAEMKHGPIALIDKNMPVVVIATDTDDVIYEKVLSNIEEVRSRGGNTIIIATEGNTSIQRLADEVIYVPKTKDILTPLLNVIPLQLLAYYIAVMRGCDVDKPRHLAKSVTVE, encoded by the coding sequence ATGTGTGGTATTATCGGTTATGTCGGGGAAAGAGATATTAATGAAGTAATTCTAAAAGGACTTCAACGGTTAGAATATCGAGGCTATGATTCTTGCGGGATTTGTGTGGTGCATAACGGTGAGCTTGTGTTTAAAAAAATTGAAGGCAGACTTGAAAAGCTTAAAACTTTATTGGCTCAAGAACCACTGACCGGTAATGTCGGAATCGGACATACCCGTTGGGCAACTCATGGTGTTCCTAATGAGGTCAATGCCCACCCCCAATTTGATTGTAAACGTCATATTGCGGTTGTTCATAATGGCATTATTGAAAACTATCACGCATTACGACAATGGCTTACCAGTCGTGGACACCGGTTTGTATCGGATACCGATACCGAAGTAATTCCCCATTTGATTGAAGAATATTATCAAGGAAATTTTTTGTCAGCCCTCCAACATGCTTTGCCACTTTTAGAGGGCACCTATGGTTTAGCAATTATCACTATCTACGAACCGAATAAAATTTTTGTGGCTCGAAAAGGTAGTCCTTTAATTTTAGGGATTGGCTCTAATGGTGAATTTATTGTGGCTTCGGATGCCACAGCAATTATCGATTGGACACGAAAAGTTACATATTTGGCCGATGACGAGATTGTAGTGATTGAAAAAGGCAACTATATTGTGACCAACTCTAAGAACGAAACAATAATTAAGGAGACTGAGGAAGTGCTTATGGATTTAGCCGAAATTGAGAAGGGCGGCTATCCCCATTTTATGCTTAAAGAAATTTTTGAACAGCCCGAAACGATCACTAATACCTTGCGTGGACGAATTCTAAAGGATAAAAATCTTGTCCGGTTAGGGGGCTTAGAAACCGAGGTAACCGTTGAGGGCAAAAAAATAAAAGCTAAAGAATATTTAGCAAATATTGACCGCATTGTAATTTCTGGATGTGGTACATCTTGGCATGCCGGCTTGGTGGGCGAATATTTACTAGAATCACTGGCAAGAATTCCCACAGAGGTCGAATACGCTTCAGAACTAAGATATCGAGTAATGATTAAATTACCGAAAATGGCAATTTTTGTTATAAGTCAGTCCGGTGAGACCGCCGACACCTTGGCTGTTCTAAGAAAAGCCAAAGAACTTGGCATTCCGGTTTTAGGGATTGTTAATGTTGTTGGCTCCACAATCGCTCGAGAAACCGATGCTGGTATTTACTTGCACTGCGGGTCAGAAATTGGAGTGGCTTCTACAAAAGCTTTTACCTCGCAAGTAGCTGTTTTAGCGCTATTAAGTCTATTTTTGGCTCAACAACGTGAAATTTTATCTGAGTCCATTCAGAAAGAGATAATTTCAGCTTTTCTGAAAATTCCCAGTCAGGTCGAAAAAATATTAAATAAAAAAGACGAAGTTAAACGAATTGCTGAAAAGTATCATACTTTTAATAACTTTTTATATTTAGGCCGAGGGATTAATTTCCCGGTTGCACTTGAGGGAGCCCTTAAACTTAAAGAGATATCCTATATTCATGCTGAAGGCTACCCAGCCGCTGAGATGAAGCACGGTCCAATTGCTCTAATCGATAAAAATATGCCGGTAGTCGTGATTGCCACAGATACTGACGATGTCATATATGAGAAGGTATTAAGTAATATTGAAGAAGTAAGAAGTCGTGGTGGCAACACAATAATAATTGCTACCGAAGGCAACACAAGTATTCAGCGATTAGCGGACGAAGTAATTTATGTGCCGAAGACCAAAGATATTCTTACTCCGTTACTTAATGTTATACCTTTACAACTGCTTGCATACTACATTGCGGTTATGCGGGGCTGCGATGTTGATAAACCCCGCCATCTTGCAAAAAGCGTGACCGTGGAATAA
- the nfi gene encoding deoxyribonuclease V (cleaves DNA at apurinic or apyrimidinic sites), whose amino-acid sequence MVVNFYTLIKRQEEIRDRVIITNLLTRINYVGGADCGFDDKYVYSCVVVVDINDLSIIDYALAKELITTPYIPTFLSFREEGAIIKSFRNLNVKPDVLFCDGQGIAHPRRAGLACAVGVRLDIPTIGIAKTKLCGTFSELKDSTGSFSYLYYQNIKVGIVLRPRAGVKPIFISPGHKINLEQSFDIVRKTITKYRIPEPLRIAHTFANLYKRGNFNLQEFYKKRSNKFNGVI is encoded by the coding sequence ATGGTGGTTAATTTTTATACCCTTATTAAAAGGCAAGAAGAAATTAGAGATAGAGTAATTATTACTAATTTGTTGACAAGAATAAATTATGTCGGCGGAGCAGATTGTGGTTTTGATGACAAATATGTGTATTCTTGTGTTGTAGTCGTAGATATTAATGACTTATCAATTATTGATTACGCCTTAGCTAAGGAATTAATCACTACACCTTATATACCAACCTTTCTATCATTTCGTGAAGAGGGAGCAATTATTAAAAGCTTCCGCAACCTAAATGTAAAACCAGATGTTTTATTTTGTGATGGACAGGGGATTGCTCATCCCCGTCGCGCCGGACTTGCATGTGCAGTTGGGGTTAGGTTGGATATTCCCACCATCGGTATTGCCAAAACTAAATTGTGTGGGACTTTTTCAGAACTTAAAGATAGCACGGGTAGTTTTTCTTATTTGTATTACCAAAACATAAAAGTTGGCATTGTTTTAAGACCGCGGGCTGGCGTAAAACCAATATTTATCTCGCCAGGCCACAAAATAAACCTCGAGCAATCTTTCGACATCGTTAGAAAAACTATCACTAAATACCGTATTCCCGAACCGTTACGAATTGCCCACACTTTTGCGAATTTATATAAACGAGGGAACTTTAACTTGCAGGAGTTTTATAAAAAGCGTTCGAATAAATTTAATGGGGTTATATAA
- the rsmA gene encoding 16S rRNA (adenine(1518)-N(6)/adenine(1519)-N(6))-dimethyltransferase RsmA, with protein MLVPLKPKKKLSQYFLTSEPIAKTLVSRLDLNPNDEVLEIGAGTGMLTKYLCQKAKLVYAVEIDPQLTAILKENTNEFNNLVIINMDILKLNWQCYQGLKIIGNLPYHLASKILFLLIANRNSWQKAVLTLDENVAQKILRKPNEPQGSILAALYNLYTERKKILKIPPEKFYPSPNVNSVSVLITKRPYPLFSDIDQSLLGKVLRIIFRHPRKTVANNLNLCLKLPKNLIFSFSSSYLTRRAEELTLADFYQLAKHIASIIQL; from the coding sequence GTGCTTGTCCCACTGAAACCTAAAAAGAAACTTAGTCAATATTTCCTAACCTCAGAACCTATTGCTAAAACGTTGGTCTCGAGACTCGATCTTAATCCTAACGACGAGGTATTAGAAATCGGAGCTGGTACTGGTATGTTAACGAAGTATTTGTGCCAAAAAGCCAAATTGGTATATGCTGTAGAAATCGATCCTCAGCTTACCGCAATCTTAAAAGAAAATACCAACGAATTTAATAACCTAGTAATTATTAATATGGATATTTTAAAACTTAATTGGCAATGCTATCAGGGCCTAAAAATAATTGGGAATCTCCCTTATCATTTAGCCTCGAAAATTCTTTTTTTGCTTATAGCTAATCGTAATTCATGGCAAAAAGCCGTTCTAACTCTAGATGAAAATGTGGCTCAGAAAATTCTTAGGAAACCTAACGAGCCCCAGGGCTCGATTCTTGCGGCATTGTATAACCTATATACGGAACGCAAGAAGATTTTAAAAATTCCTCCAGAGAAATTCTATCCCTCACCTAATGTCAACTCAGTTTCAGTATTAATTACAAAACGGCCCTATCCGCTTTTTTCGGATATCGACCAGAGTCTACTGGGAAAAGTTCTCAGAATAATTTTTCGCCACCCCAGAAAGACGGTCGCGAATAATTTAAATTTGTGTCTAAAACTTCCCAAAAATCTAATATTCTCATTTTCTAGCTCGTATTTGACCCGTCGTGCTGAAGAACTAACGTTAGCCGACTTTTATCAGCTTGCGAAACACATCGCATCAATTATACAACTATAA
- a CDS encoding TatD family hydrolase, producing MELFDSHCHLSDPGYQDHLEEIIKRAETNGVKYFLTIGLNLEDSKQAIQITEHFPNVYCGIGIHPHDTDKATEDDLKILEKLTYHQKVKAIGETGLDFYRNYSARNNQEKFFRLQIELAKKLNLPLVIHIRDAYSEAKAILSEHQYFRGVIHCYSGDETFARWAVNQGFYISFAGVITYRNFRAQDLIKKVPKSRLLIETDAPYLTPEPMRGRINEPAFIKYTAVALAQIKETSYDDVCYFTKHNALILFNILSRACPTET from the coding sequence ATGGAACTTTTTGATTCCCATTGCCATTTAAGTGATCCCGGCTATCAAGATCATCTAGAAGAAATCATCAAACGAGCTGAAACTAACGGAGTTAAGTATTTTTTAACCATTGGTCTGAATCTTGAAGACTCTAAACAAGCCATTCAGATTACCGAACATTTTCCGAATGTGTATTGTGGTATCGGTATTCATCCCCATGATACCGATAAAGCTACTGAGGACGATCTAAAAATATTAGAAAAATTAACTTATCACCAAAAGGTTAAAGCAATTGGAGAAACCGGCTTGGATTTCTATCGAAATTATTCAGCCCGTAATAATCAAGAAAAATTTTTTAGGCTACAAATTGAACTGGCTAAAAAATTGAATTTGCCATTAGTAATTCACATCCGTGATGCTTATTCTGAAGCAAAAGCAATTCTTAGCGAACATCAGTACTTTCGTGGTGTCATTCATTGTTATTCTGGTGACGAAACATTCGCCCGTTGGGCAGTCAATCAGGGATTCTATATTTCGTTTGCCGGCGTAATTACTTATCGCAATTTCCGTGCCCAAGATTTAATTAAAAAAGTTCCTAAAAGCCGGCTACTTATTGAAACCGACGCTCCTTACTTGACGCCGGAACCCATGCGTGGTAGAATTAATGAACCGGCGTTTATTAAATACACAGCGGTGGCGCTAGCACAGATTAAAGAAACCTCATATGATGATGTCTGCTATTTTACCAAACATAATGCCTTAATACTTTTTAATATCTTATCACGTGCTTGTCCCACTGAAACCTAA